From the Bombus vancouverensis nearcticus chromosome 3, iyBomVanc1_principal, whole genome shotgun sequence genome, one window contains:
- the LOC143302522 gene encoding uncharacterized protein LOC143302522, producing MFAESFPSEVPFQTSLPKRKRDSEEPMGDSGGPIKRMRPCDKPRVSEWLEELFNIGAEAVSKLGFDDLVTFDENFFDAETVVLEREPPLVEIVDTDRCVKVRFANEIPEEVLEAHLRHHASGRKGISPVVRYWCMREFSELYPGAPCFDFDLV from the exons atgtttgcggagtcgtttccatcagaggttcctttccagacttccctg cccaagcgaaagagggattccgaagaacccatgggcgactcgggaggaccaatcaaacgcatgcggccctgtgataaaccacgagtatcagagtggttggaggaactattcaacattggtgccgaggccgtgtcgaaattgggctttgacgatttggttactttcgacgagaatttcttcgatgcagagaccgtcgtattggagagggaaccccctctggttgaaatcgttgataccgatcgttgcgtgaaagttcgttttgcgaatgaaattcccgaagaggttttggaggcacatcttcgtcaccatgcttctgggagaaagggaatttcccctgttgtgcgctattggtgtatgcgtgagttcagcgaactttatcccggagctccttgcttcgattttgatttagtgtag
- the LOC143302516 gene encoding uncharacterized protein LOC143302516 gives MRRPTHSFHMRSICKNTNIILSKMNRLVIVLTLIKIAYGLVGYDCNGNHLNVTTISLNSIGDCSIQPTMTETQDIYIQLLQLSEFEFTNVRQCKVQITRIVYYCGMHSHTSAVHNGFAEYLHETTDQQCARMHQDGTFSLGPQNLIVGLKDNATETRSLVLAGKLTDDGSCQGTQYVDPYGSWEKVVVQATVRISLKSPVVPVRIEANKILLKSGTVCTFSEGNCLDAEDGYTYWQPQPPSPCKFDQYDVLYEGIATKIQEIKTNRESAQPVYALTTQEVTFALTKTGEQPLCGYTLLSTEHPK, from the exons atgagacgacccacccactcatttcatatgcggagtatctgcaagaacacgaatatcatactgtc gaagatgaatcgcctggtcatcgtacttaccctcatcaaaatagcatacggcctggtaggatatgactgcaatggcaaccacctcaacgttaccactatctctctaaactccatcggggactgcagcatacagcctacaatgactgaaacccaagatatttatatacaactacttcaactctcagaatttgaatttaccaacgtaaggcaatgcaaggtgcaaataactcgaattgtatattactgtggcatgcactctcacacgtcggcagtgcataacggattcgctgaatacctccatgaaacaaccgaccaacaatgtgcaaggatgcaccaagacggcacgttttcactcggaccacaaaaccttatagttggcctaaaagataatgcaacagaaacaaggtcgcttgtcctagccggcaagctaacagacgacggcagctgccagggaacacagtatgtagacccatacgggagctgggaaaaggtcgtcgtacaagcaacagtaaggataagtttaaaatcaccagttgtgccagtacggatcgaggcgaacaaaattctactgaaatcaggaacagtatgtacctttagcgaaggaaactgtctagacgctgaagacggatacacttattggcaaccacaaccaccctcaccatgcaaatttgatcagtacgatgtgctatatgaaggaattgctacaaagatccaggaaataaaaaccaatagagagtcagcacaaccagtttacgcactaacaacgcaagaagtaacatttgcactgactaaaaccggagaacagccactgtgtggatataccctactatccaccgaacaccccaaatag